A stretch of the Lolium perenne isolate Kyuss_39 chromosome 3, Kyuss_2.0, whole genome shotgun sequence genome encodes the following:
- the LOC127341800 gene encoding uncharacterized protein, whose amino-acid sequence MGDNRDLAKALEKLAELITTKGDGGGGSAGGGAIVPHTNIGQKLELPANEIKLEGVANYLRWSRRALLILNSKGLDERVSGEAAEPANKASLEWKQWNATNSLIVAWLLNSLVPNIAASVEALTKASEVWDTLSNLYSGKGNIMLIAEIEDKVHDLQQGNKSVMAYVAELQHLWGDLDHVDPLELAHGECVSAAASWIERRRVMKFLKGLNQDFEGRRAALLHQTTTPSLKEAIAAMSREEVRLNMTKGSDSVPHPTFYTTERQEMRDCYTCGQKGHLKHQCTSFATPSRGRGGYTHGRGSYRGRGDGRGGGQPYGQQYGRGGGQQYGRGGGQPYGHQYGRGGGQPYGQQYGRGGGQQHAISPKAHMAAASELTTSTSQGQSKEEGQNEATFGNFAHYVYKDEGKGEQQEDWDCNQA is encoded by the exons ATGGGGGACAACAGGGATTTGGCTAAGGCTCTGGAGAAGCTGGCAGAACTTATCACTACcaaaggagatggaggaggaggatctgCTGGAGGGGGAGCAATCGTTCCTCATACCAACATCGGTCAGAAACTTGAGCTGCCAGCGAATGAAATCAAGTTGGAAGGAGTGGCCAACTATCTCCGGTGGTCAAGGAGGGCACTGTTGATTTTGAACTCAAAAGGACTGGATGAACGTGTGAGTGGTGAAGCTGCAGAACCAGCGAACAAGGCCAGTCTGGAATGGAAACAGTGGAATGCCACAAATTCTCTGATTGTGGCATGGTTGCTTAACTCTTTGGTTCCTAACATTGCTGCTTCTGTAGAGGCACTCACAAAAGCTTCAGAGGTATGGGACACCTTATCAAATCTATATTCTGGAAAGGGGAACATTATGTTGATTGCTGAGATTGAGGACAAAGTGCATGACTTGCAACAAGGAAACAAATCTGTGATGGCATATGTGGCTGAGTTGCAGCATCTTTGGGGAGATTTAGATCATGTTGATCCTCTGGAACTTGCCCATGGGGAGTGTGTGAGTGCTGCTGCAAGCTGGATTGAACGTCGGCGAGTCATGAAGTTCTTGAAAGGTCTCAATCAAGATTTTGAGGGGAGAAGGGCTGCTTTACTGCATCAAACCACTACCCCTTCTCTCAAAGAAGCCATTGCAGCTATGTCTAGAGAGGAAGTGCGTCTGAATATGACAAAGGGAAGCGATTCTGTCCCGCATCCGACCTTCTACACTACCGAGAGACAAGAGATGAGAGACTGCTATACTTGTGGACAAAAGGGACACTTGAAGCATCAATGTACCTCCTTTGCTACACCCAGTAGGGGGAGAGGAGGATACACACATGGCAGAGGAAGCTACAGAGGAAGAGGTGATGGCAGAGGTGGTGGACAGCCATATGGACAGCAGTATGGAAGAGGTGGTGGACAGCAGTATGGCAGAGGTGGTGGACAGCCATATGGACATCAGTATGGCAGAGGTGGTGGACAACCATATGGACAACAATATGGCAGGGGTGGTGGACAGCAGCACGCTATATCACCCAAGGCACATATGGCAGCAGCTTCAGAGCTAACTACCAGTACCTCTCAGGGACAATCAAAGGAAGAAGGACAGAATGAAGCAACCTTTGGGAACTTTGCTCACTATGTCTACAAAGATGAAG GAAAGGGAGAGCAGCAGGAAGATTGGGACTGCAACCAGGCATAG